From Streptomyces yatensis, one genomic window encodes:
- a CDS encoding NADP-dependent oxidoreductase → MRVITQQTLGGPEVLTIVDAPEPQPLPTEVLVRVKAIGLNPLEALLRAGEFPPLLGRPPFVLGWDISGVVEEGSLTYRFRPGDEVFGMPLFPRAASAYAEVVSAPALHLVRKPAALSHGEASALPVVGLTAWQGLVDLGGVTEGDRVLVHGGGGGVGHVAIQIAKALGAHVIATASGSKREFVEGFGADEVIDYTAVDFTEAVRDIDVVLDTIGGDTAERSLGVLRPGGHLVTAVAEEDAELIARYEAAGMRFSGIAVDPDPVALRGLVELVEQGRLRVHVQETFPFERVADAHRLLDGGHLRGKVVLTV, encoded by the coding sequence ATGCGAGTCATCACCCAGCAGACGCTCGGCGGTCCCGAGGTGCTCACCATCGTGGACGCGCCCGAGCCCCAGCCCCTCCCGACCGAGGTTCTCGTCCGCGTCAAGGCGATCGGGCTCAACCCGCTGGAGGCGCTCCTGCGTGCCGGCGAGTTCCCCCCGCTGCTCGGCCGGCCGCCGTTCGTCCTCGGCTGGGACATCAGCGGCGTGGTCGAGGAAGGGTCGCTGACGTATCGGTTCAGGCCCGGCGACGAGGTGTTCGGGATGCCGCTGTTCCCGCGGGCGGCGAGCGCGTACGCCGAGGTGGTGTCGGCGCCGGCATTGCACCTGGTACGCAAGCCGGCCGCGCTCTCGCATGGAGAGGCCTCGGCGCTGCCGGTCGTCGGGCTGACGGCGTGGCAGGGCCTCGTCGACCTCGGCGGTGTGACCGAGGGCGACCGGGTCCTGGTCCACGGCGGTGGTGGCGGGGTCGGCCACGTCGCGATCCAGATCGCGAAGGCGCTCGGCGCGCACGTGATCGCGACCGCCAGTGGGAGCAAGCGGGAGTTCGTCGAGGGCTTCGGCGCCGACGAGGTGATCGACTACACGGCGGTCGACTTCACCGAGGCGGTCCGCGATATCGATGTCGTGCTCGACACGATCGGCGGCGACACCGCCGAGCGGTCGCTCGGCGTGCTCCGCCCGGGCGGTCACCTGGTCACGGCGGTCGCCGAGGAGGACGCGGAGCTCATCGCACGGTACGAGGCGGCCGGTATGCGCTTCAGCGGTATCGCGGTCGACCCCGATCCGGTCGCGCTGCGAGGTCTGGTCGAACTCGTCGAACAGGGCCGGCTCCGGGTCCATGTGCAGGAGACGTTCCCGTTCGAGCGCGTGGCCGACGCGCACCGGCTGCTCGACGGCGGTCACCTCCGGGGCAAGGTCGTCCTCACCGTCTGA
- a CDS encoding phosphotransferase family protein, with translation MTDHDEAAALRPLTLAWVSRHLAAGERIVGTQALHGGITADMRRLTIGTRDGDTRHLVLRTFVGREHAEDWLHRESGALTLLTGTGVPAPGLVAVDPTAAQCEYPSLLMTHLAGRTVLEEEGLETRVPLLARQLVAIHAVRPAVRPREYVALTTADTVVTPKGADAAVWAAAIDVIREPPPPYEGRFLHRDFQPGNVLFDVPPSRPADARISGVVDWAGASWGPADLDVAHCSTHLALLHGPAWGLRFAEAYEEAGGVLAATASERLYWRVRDGLACSEEVRLVSRPWREAGRTELTTRAVEERLDAYVTAVMDALG, from the coding sequence GTGACCGACCACGATGAGGCGGCGGCCCTCCGACCGCTGACACTGGCCTGGGTGAGCCGGCACCTGGCGGCCGGCGAACGGATCGTCGGAACCCAGGCGCTGCACGGCGGCATCACCGCCGACATGCGCAGGCTGACCATCGGCACGCGGGACGGAGACACCCGTCATCTGGTGCTGCGGACCTTCGTCGGCAGGGAGCACGCCGAGGACTGGCTGCACCGTGAGTCCGGCGCCCTGACCCTGCTCACGGGGACCGGTGTGCCGGCTCCTGGACTGGTCGCCGTCGATCCGACCGCCGCGCAGTGCGAATATCCCTCGCTCCTCATGACACATCTGGCGGGCCGGACGGTCCTCGAGGAGGAGGGATTGGAGACGCGCGTCCCTCTGCTGGCCCGGCAACTCGTGGCGATCCACGCGGTGCGCCCCGCCGTTCGGCCCCGGGAGTACGTGGCGTTGACGACCGCCGACACCGTCGTGACGCCGAAGGGCGCCGACGCGGCGGTATGGGCCGCGGCCATCGACGTGATCCGCGAGCCCCCGCCGCCCTATGAAGGGCGATTCCTGCACCGGGACTTCCAGCCCGGCAATGTGCTGTTCGACGTGCCGCCGTCACGGCCGGCGGATGCCCGCATCAGCGGCGTCGTCGACTGGGCGGGGGCCTCCTGGGGCCCGGCGGATCTCGATGTGGCGCACTGTTCCACCCATCTCGCGCTGCTGCACGGCCCGGCGTGGGGTCTGCGGTTCGCCGAGGCGTACGAGGAGGCCGGCGGGGTGCTGGCCGCGACCGCGAGCGAGCGGCTGTACTGGCGGGTGCGGGACGGGCTGGCGTGCTCGGAAGAAGTGCGGTTGGTGTCGCGGCCATGGCGGGAGGCAGGGAGGACGGAGCTGACGACACGAGCCGTGGAGGAGCGGCTGGATGCCTATGTCACCGCCGTGATGGACGCGCTGGGCTGA
- a CDS encoding winged helix-turn-helix transcriptional regulator — protein sequence MSGFGPGGPFLADCPARLAVELIGDKWTAVVLYGLSRGPVRHGELIELIGGISRKVLTQTLRRLEAHGLIRRHAYAEVPPRVEYELTPLGATLIDPIHMLTEWAMANGEAVLDALDADPEPVAPGEPGPR from the coding sequence ATGAGCGGTTTCGGTCCCGGCGGTCCCTTTCTCGCCGACTGCCCGGCGCGTCTGGCGGTCGAGCTCATCGGCGACAAGTGGACGGCGGTGGTGCTCTACGGCCTCAGCCGGGGCCCGGTGCGCCATGGCGAGCTGATCGAGCTGATCGGCGGCATCTCCCGCAAGGTGCTCACCCAGACCCTCCGACGGCTCGAGGCGCATGGCCTGATCCGCCGCCACGCCTACGCCGAGGTGCCGCCGCGCGTCGAGTACGAACTCACCCCGCTCGGGGCGACGCTGATCGATCCGATCCACATGCTGACCGAGTGGGCGATGGCGAACGGCGAGGCGGTGCTCGACGCGCTCGACGCCGACCCCGAGCCGGTCGCCCCCGGCGAACCGGGCCCTCGCTAG
- a CDS encoding cupin domain-containing protein: MNKRIRAGMVAALAATATLAGVATAEATPAGPGVSGKIISQKTVGGKDYILRQITIPAGQSTGWHFHDGTLYAFVEQGTLSHFDSTCTSDGVYPPGSPLTEPSGSEHVHIGRNLGTTPVVLDVLYVLPHGAPLSEDAPNPGCDFQ; the protein is encoded by the coding sequence ATGAACAAGCGCATACGGGCCGGAATGGTCGCGGCCCTCGCCGCGACAGCAACACTGGCGGGCGTCGCCACGGCCGAGGCGACACCGGCCGGTCCCGGTGTGAGCGGCAAGATCATTTCGCAGAAGACGGTGGGCGGCAAGGACTACATCCTGCGCCAGATCACCATCCCTGCCGGCCAGAGCACCGGCTGGCACTTCCACGACGGCACTCTGTACGCCTTCGTCGAGCAGGGAACGCTCAGCCACTTCGACTCCACGTGCACGTCCGACGGCGTCTACCCGCCGGGCAGCCCGTTGACCGAGCCTTCCGGTTCCGAGCACGTGCACATCGGTCGCAACCTCGGCACCACACCGGTCGTCCTGGACGTGCTGTATGTCCTCCCGCATGGTGCACCGCTGTCGGAGGATGCCCCCAACCCCGGCTGCGACTTCCAGTAG
- a CDS encoding Pls/PosA family non-ribosomal peptide synthetase, whose translation MAVIDESQALIDEPRALIDPLPAPADEEPAVPPALFPGRGAHAERTLMDVLGETARRHPNAPAVDDGGQALSYRALLAEVERARLRLAEAGVGVGDRVGVRVPSGTADLYVGILAVLAAGAAYVPVDAEDPDERAELVFAEAGVSVVLGAGLEMTVCGAPHGAPGRPGPGDDAWIIFTSGSTGKPKGVAVTHRSAAAFVDAEAGLFLADEPMGPGDRVLAGLSVAFDASCEEMWLAWRSGACLVPAPRSLVRTGVDLGPWLVEQEITVVSTVPTLAALWPVEALDDVRLLIFGGEACPPELAERMAVEGREVWNTYGPTEATVVACAAQLTGEGPVRIGLPLDGWELAVVNARGEAVPMGEVGELVIGGAGLARYLDPAKDAEKYAPLPSLGWSRAYRSGDLVRAEEEGLLFVGRADEQIKLGGRRIELGEVDAALQALPGVAGAAAAVRTTKAGHQLLVGYVVPEESTAEDGGEDTDTGFDQADALERLRQALPAALVPLLAVVGTLPTRTSGKVDRAALPWPLPGVGTDGPADELTGTESWLAELWGEVLGTPATGPGADFFAAGGGSLAAAQLVSRIRDRYPSGSVSDIYQNPRLGALARTLDAMRGEATAGRTVRPVPARTGVAQTLLMLPLLTVAGLRWGVAAAAVFNVLHLCGAAPYAPTLSWWWIALGWLLFVSPPGRIAIAAGGARLLLRGLKPGTYPRGGGVHLRLWTAERLAELSGATGLSGSWLTHYARALGVRVGDDVDLHALPPVTGMLKLGKGSAVEPEVDLSGHWLDGDRLRIGRLRIGAGATVGARSTLFPGARIGKRAEIAPGSGVTGAVPAGRRWAGVPAAKSGKAAHHRPEGRPARTRRWAFVYGLTSLGLTLLPALALLPALAVITLCVRGTRDAGTALLHALAAVPLATVAGMVCYALFVLAGVRTLGLGLRAGDHPVHGRIAWQAWATERLMDMARVHLFPLYASLFTPVWLRALGMKVGRGVEASTVLALPSMTTVGDGAFLADDTMVASYELGGGRLRIAESRVGKMAFLGNSGMAVGGSSVPKHGLVGVLSAAPRGAKAGSSWLGMPPMKLPRAAEEGDQSRTYRPARRLKWARGAVELCRIVPVMAGAALAVLVLAAFGTLAARWGFAAAMAAGGVLLLAGGLVACAVAVLAKWLLMGRFRAAERPLWSSFVWRNELADTFVEVLAVPWLVGAVPGTPLMNWWLRGLGARVGRGAWCETYWLPEADLVRIGPGASVNRGCVVQTHLFHDRIMRMDRVVLEEGATLGPHGIVLLGATVGGCATVGPASLVMRGETLPAGTRWLGNPIAAWQPEKTQDMRKTEGTAK comes from the coding sequence ATGGCCGTAATAGACGAGTCCCAAGCACTGATCGACGAGCCCCGAGCACTGATCGACCCGCTGCCCGCACCCGCCGACGAGGAGCCCGCGGTACCGCCCGCCCTCTTCCCCGGGCGCGGCGCGCACGCCGAGCGCACCCTCATGGACGTCCTCGGAGAGACGGCCCGCCGCCACCCGAACGCCCCCGCCGTCGACGACGGCGGCCAGGCGCTGAGCTACCGGGCGCTGCTCGCCGAGGTGGAGCGGGCGCGGCTGCGGCTGGCCGAGGCGGGCGTCGGTGTCGGGGACCGGGTGGGCGTCCGCGTCCCGTCCGGGACCGCCGACCTGTACGTCGGGATCCTGGCCGTGCTGGCCGCCGGTGCGGCCTATGTGCCGGTGGACGCGGAGGACCCGGACGAGCGGGCCGAGCTGGTCTTCGCCGAGGCCGGGGTGAGCGTGGTGCTCGGCGCCGGGCTGGAGATGACGGTGTGCGGCGCGCCGCACGGCGCTCCCGGCCGCCCGGGGCCCGGCGACGACGCGTGGATCATCTTCACCTCCGGATCGACCGGCAAGCCCAAGGGCGTCGCCGTCACCCACCGCAGCGCGGCCGCCTTCGTGGACGCCGAGGCCGGGCTGTTCCTGGCCGACGAGCCCATGGGACCGGGCGACCGGGTGCTGGCCGGGCTCTCGGTGGCCTTCGACGCGTCATGCGAGGAGATGTGGCTCGCCTGGCGCAGCGGCGCCTGCCTGGTGCCGGCGCCCCGGTCGCTGGTGCGCACGGGCGTCGACCTCGGCCCCTGGCTGGTCGAGCAGGAGATCACCGTGGTCTCCACGGTCCCCACGCTGGCGGCGCTGTGGCCGGTGGAGGCGCTGGACGACGTACGGCTGCTGATCTTCGGCGGCGAGGCCTGCCCGCCGGAACTGGCCGAGCGGATGGCGGTCGAGGGCCGCGAGGTGTGGAACACCTACGGTCCGACCGAGGCCACCGTCGTCGCGTGCGCCGCGCAGCTGACCGGCGAGGGCCCGGTGCGGATCGGGCTGCCGCTCGACGGCTGGGAGCTGGCGGTCGTGAACGCCCGGGGTGAGGCCGTGCCCATGGGCGAGGTCGGCGAGCTGGTGATCGGCGGGGCCGGGCTGGCCCGGTATCTCGACCCGGCGAAGGACGCCGAGAAGTACGCCCCGCTGCCGTCGCTGGGCTGGTCGCGGGCGTACCGCAGCGGTGACCTGGTGCGCGCCGAGGAGGAGGGGCTGCTGTTCGTCGGCCGAGCCGACGAACAGATCAAGCTGGGCGGCCGCCGGATCGAGCTGGGGGAGGTGGACGCCGCGCTGCAGGCGCTGCCGGGCGTGGCGGGCGCCGCGGCCGCGGTGCGGACGACCAAGGCGGGCCACCAGCTCCTGGTGGGCTATGTCGTGCCCGAGGAGAGCACGGCGGAGGACGGCGGCGAGGACACCGATACCGGCTTCGACCAGGCGGACGCGCTGGAGCGGCTGCGCCAGGCGCTGCCCGCCGCGCTGGTGCCGCTGCTCGCGGTGGTCGGCACGCTGCCCACCCGTACCTCCGGCAAGGTGGACCGGGCGGCGCTGCCCTGGCCGCTTCCGGGGGTCGGCACGGACGGTCCGGCGGACGAGCTGACCGGGACCGAGAGCTGGCTGGCCGAACTGTGGGGCGAGGTGCTGGGCACCCCGGCGACCGGTCCCGGCGCCGACTTCTTCGCGGCCGGCGGCGGCAGCCTCGCCGCCGCCCAGCTCGTCTCGCGGATCCGGGACCGCTACCCCAGCGGATCGGTCAGCGACATCTACCAGAACCCGCGGCTGGGCGCGCTCGCCCGGACGCTGGACGCGATGCGGGGCGAGGCGACGGCCGGGCGCACCGTACGGCCCGTGCCCGCGCGCACCGGTGTCGCGCAGACGCTGCTGATGCTGCCGCTGCTGACGGTCGCCGGGCTGCGCTGGGGCGTGGCCGCGGCCGCGGTCTTCAACGTGCTGCACCTCTGTGGTGCCGCCCCGTACGCGCCCACGCTCTCCTGGTGGTGGATCGCGCTCGGCTGGCTGCTCTTCGTCTCCCCGCCGGGCCGGATCGCGATCGCCGCGGGTGGTGCCCGGCTGCTGCTGCGGGGTCTGAAGCCGGGCACGTACCCGCGCGGCGGCGGCGTCCACCTGCGGCTGTGGACGGCGGAGCGGCTGGCCGAACTGAGCGGTGCCACCGGCCTGTCCGGCAGCTGGCTCACCCACTACGCCAGGGCGCTGGGCGTGCGCGTCGGCGACGACGTCGATCTGCACGCGCTGCCGCCGGTGACCGGGATGCTCAAGCTCGGCAAGGGCAGCGCGGTCGAGCCCGAGGTCGATCTGTCGGGCCACTGGCTCGACGGCGACCGGCTGCGGATCGGCCGGCTGCGGATCGGCGCGGGCGCCACGGTCGGCGCCCGCAGCACGCTCTTTCCCGGCGCCCGGATCGGCAAGCGCGCCGAGATCGCCCCGGGGTCCGGAGTGACCGGCGCGGTGCCCGCCGGGCGCCGCTGGGCGGGCGTGCCGGCGGCCAAGTCCGGCAAGGCGGCGCACCATCGGCCCGAGGGCCGGCCGGCCCGCACCCGCCGCTGGGCGTTCGTGTACGGGCTCACCTCGCTGGGGCTGACCCTGTTGCCCGCACTGGCGCTGCTGCCCGCGCTCGCCGTCATCACGCTGTGCGTACGGGGCACCCGCGACGCGGGCACGGCGCTGCTCCACGCGCTGGCCGCCGTGCCGCTCGCGACGGTGGCCGGAATGGTGTGCTACGCGCTGTTCGTCCTGGCCGGGGTGCGGACGCTCGGCCTCGGCCTGCGCGCGGGTGACCACCCCGTCCACGGGCGGATCGCCTGGCAGGCATGGGCCACCGAGCGGTTGATGGACATGGCGCGGGTGCATCTGTTCCCGCTGTACGCCAGCCTGTTCACCCCGGTGTGGCTGCGGGCGCTCGGGATGAAGGTCGGGCGCGGGGTCGAGGCGTCCACCGTGCTGGCCCTGCCGTCGATGACCACCGTCGGCGACGGCGCGTTCCTCGCCGACGACACCATGGTCGCCTCCTACGAACTGGGCGGCGGCCGGCTGCGGATCGCGGAGTCGCGGGTCGGCAAGATGGCGTTCCTCGGCAACTCGGGGATGGCCGTGGGCGGCAGTTCGGTGCCCAAGCACGGCCTGGTCGGCGTGCTGTCCGCCGCGCCCAGGGGCGCCAAGGCGGGCAGCTCATGGCTCGGGATGCCGCCGATGAAGCTGCCGCGGGCGGCCGAGGAGGGCGACCAGAGCCGAACGTACCGCCCGGCGCGGCGGCTGAAGTGGGCCCGCGGCGCGGTCGAGCTGTGCCGGATCGTCCCCGTGATGGCGGGTGCGGCGCTCGCGGTGCTGGTGCTGGCCGCCTTCGGGACCCTCGCCGCACGGTGGGGCTTCGCCGCGGCCATGGCGGCCGGCGGGGTGCTGCTGCTCGCGGGCGGCCTGGTCGCGTGCGCCGTGGCGGTGCTGGCCAAGTGGCTGCTGATGGGCCGGTTCCGGGCAGCCGAACGCCCGCTGTGGAGCTCCTTCGTGTGGCGCAACGAGCTGGCGGACACCTTCGTGGAGGTGCTGGCCGTGCCGTGGCTGGTCGGGGCCGTGCCAGGGACGCCGCTGATGAACTGGTGGCTGCGGGGCCTGGGCGCGCGCGTCGGGCGCGGGGCGTGGTGCGAGACGTACTGGCTGCCGGAGGCCGATCTGGTACGGATCGGCCCGGGCGCGAGCGTGAACCGGGGGTGTGTGGTGCAGACCCATCTCTTCCACGACCGGATCATGCGCATGGACCGGGTGGTGCTGGAGGAGGGCGCCACCCTGGGCCCGCACGGCATCGTGCTGCTGGGCGCCACGGTCGGCGGGTGTGCCACGGTGGGTCCGGCCTCGCTGGTGATGCGCGGCGAGACGCTGCCCGCGGGCACCCGGTGGCTCGGCAACCCGATCGCGGCGTGGCAGCCGGAGAAGACACAGGACATGCGGAAGACGGAGGGTACGGCGAAGTGA
- a CDS encoding sugar transferase, with product MRRGGLLSPFSSERGRLANGAVSRPADNWEQRYRRTVITSDTVATAIVVAAIGNFFGARDAANWHEKWGILAFGTELLVLGALAVSRSWAPAVLGQGAEEFRRLGRSLFTATVVLALGGIALTSRNIKLWIFVAIPAIAIVTMTARYVLRLWLHKERKEGRCLRPVLAAGSPATVRDLITRTRKFPHLGWRVEAVCTTDGRGLDSDRLDGVRVVGQLTDVAKHVRHDGYRVVAVTPDPHWSPDRLQRLAWNLEGSDAEMVVAPVLMEVAGPRLHVDAVLGIPLLRVSMPTFTGGRRAIKEVVDRVGAAVLLMLFAPLMVLVGLLVLVDSRGGAFYRQRRVGKDGREFTILKFRTMVAGAHGARAELADRNEGAGLLFKVRRDPRVTRVGAVLRRYSLDELPQLFNVLTGSMSLVGPRPPLPEESAAYGPDIRRRLLVKPGLTGLWQISGRSDLPWEEAVRLDLRYVEDWSLALDTVILWKTLRAVLHGQGAY from the coding sequence GTGCGGCGAGGGGGATTACTCAGCCCGTTTTCGTCAGAGCGCGGGCGTCTGGCGAACGGGGCAGTCAGCCGGCCCGCGGACAACTGGGAGCAGCGGTACCGCCGTACCGTGATCACCAGCGATACCGTGGCCACCGCCATCGTGGTGGCGGCGATCGGCAACTTCTTCGGGGCCCGGGACGCGGCCAACTGGCACGAGAAGTGGGGGATTCTCGCCTTCGGCACCGAGCTGCTGGTGCTGGGGGCGCTTGCGGTGAGCCGGTCATGGGCTCCGGCCGTGCTCGGCCAGGGCGCCGAGGAATTCCGCCGGCTCGGCCGCTCGCTGTTCACGGCGACCGTCGTCCTGGCGCTCGGCGGGATCGCCCTGACCTCGCGCAACATCAAGCTCTGGATCTTCGTCGCGATCCCCGCGATCGCGATCGTCACCATGACCGCGCGGTATGTGCTCCGCCTGTGGCTGCACAAAGAGCGCAAGGAAGGACGGTGCCTGAGACCGGTGCTCGCTGCCGGGAGCCCGGCCACCGTGCGCGATCTGATCACCCGGACCCGCAAGTTCCCGCATCTCGGCTGGCGGGTGGAGGCGGTGTGCACGACGGACGGTCGGGGGCTCGACAGTGACCGACTGGACGGAGTGCGGGTCGTCGGCCAGCTGACCGACGTCGCCAAGCACGTCCGCCACGACGGCTACCGCGTCGTCGCGGTCACACCGGACCCGCACTGGTCACCGGACCGGCTGCAGCGGCTGGCCTGGAACCTCGAGGGCAGCGATGCCGAGATGGTCGTGGCCCCCGTGCTGATGGAGGTGGCCGGCCCGCGGCTGCATGTCGACGCGGTGCTGGGGATCCCGCTGCTGCGGGTCAGCATGCCGACCTTCACCGGGGGCCGCCGGGCGATCAAAGAGGTGGTCGACCGGGTGGGGGCGGCGGTCCTGCTGATGCTGTTCGCGCCGCTGATGGTGCTCGTCGGACTGCTCGTGCTGGTGGACAGCCGGGGTGGGGCGTTCTACCGCCAGCGCAGGGTCGGCAAGGACGGCCGCGAGTTCACCATTCTCAAGTTCCGCACCATGGTCGCCGGGGCCCACGGGGCCCGTGCGGAGCTGGCCGACCGCAACGAGGGCGCGGGCCTGTTGTTCAAGGTCCGCCGGGATCCGCGGGTGACCCGGGTGGGAGCGGTGCTGCGCCGGTACTCGCTCGACGAGCTTCCGCAGCTCTTCAACGTGCTCACCGGATCGATGTCGCTCGTCGGACCGCGGCCTCCGCTGCCGGAGGAGTCCGCGGCGTACGGCCCGGACATCCGGCGGCGGCTGCTGGTCAAGCCCGGGCTCACCGGCCTGTGGCAGATCAGCGGGCGCAGCGACCTGCCGTGGGAGGAGGCGGTCCGCCTCGACCTGCGGTACGTGGAGGACTGGTCGCTCGCCCTGGACACAGTGATCTTGTGGAAGACGCTGCGTGCGGTGCTGCACGGGCAGGGGGCGTACTGA
- a CDS encoding DUF4232 domain-containing protein has translation MRVHKLTFAALVVAAGLSLTACQNDDDGSGKSDPSSASSASSSGGGSGSGGSDQGGGKDSGGQGTAAGTGSDENGEVGKCRTDELEITAADHTIDGDGEGTVAVTLKNGGGRDCTISGFAGVDLKTSEGALSAKRSGQPADSHILKDGESTYFGVNYPINDSGGSGVRVTGLVVTPPNETKSVTLDWPGGGTLPVTDGSGSPVKVGPIGGIGQGG, from the coding sequence ATGCGCGTTCACAAGCTCACCTTCGCGGCCCTGGTCGTCGCCGCGGGTCTCTCGCTCACGGCCTGTCAGAACGACGATGACGGCTCGGGGAAGAGCGACCCGTCGTCCGCGTCCAGTGCGTCTTCCTCGGGCGGCGGTTCGGGCTCGGGCGGTTCGGACCAGGGCGGCGGGAAGGACTCCGGCGGGCAGGGCACGGCCGCCGGGACCGGCTCCGACGAGAACGGCGAGGTCGGCAAGTGCCGCACCGACGAGCTGGAGATCACGGCGGCGGACCACACCATCGACGGCGACGGCGAGGGCACCGTCGCGGTGACGCTGAAGAACGGCGGCGGCCGGGACTGCACGATCTCCGGGTTCGCGGGCGTCGACCTGAAGACCAGCGAGGGGGCGCTGTCCGCGAAGCGCAGTGGTCAGCCGGCCGACTCGCACATCCTCAAGGACGGGGAGTCGACGTACTTCGGCGTCAACTACCCGATCAACGACTCGGGCGGCTCCGGCGTCCGCGTCACGGGGCTGGTGGTGACCCCGCCGAACGAGACGAAGTCGGTCACCCTCGACTGGCCGGGCGGCGGCACCCTGCCCGTCACGGACGGCTCCGGCTCCCCGGTGAAGGTCGGCCCGATCGGCGGCATCGGTCAGGGCGGCTGA
- a CDS encoding M1 family metallopeptidase — protein MSRGKSGRAQAAPGGAAGADRSGDSYLPGHGNGGYRVTHYDLELTYRPNTGRLSGRARISAVAEPGAAGEPLSGFSLDLGAFRVDGVLVDGARAARYTHRADKLRIRPARPLPAGTPFTVEVRYVGVPRPVKTRHWGDLGWEQLEDGALVAGQPIGAPSWFPCDDHPADKASYRIEVTAPSPYTVVAAGTLDSCTVGASTTTWVYEHPAPMSSYLATVQIGLYDLVELTDAAVSPVSQRAAVPPRLRERFDHDFARQPRMMAAFEDLFGPYPFDEYAVVVTDDELEVPVEAQTLAIFGANHVDGQRGCERLVAHELAHQWFGNSLSVADWRHIWLNEGFAKYAEWLWSEVSGSLPAATIAARTRARLADQPQDLLVADPGMPRMFDDRVYQRGALTLHALRTVLGDDTFFAVLREWTATHRHATVTTEEFTALAGRRAAQPLDALFTAWLHAPRLPELPGPR, from the coding sequence GTGAGCAGGGGCAAGAGCGGCCGGGCGCAGGCCGCGCCCGGCGGCGCCGCCGGGGCGGACCGGTCCGGGGACTCCTATCTGCCCGGGCACGGCAACGGCGGCTACCGGGTGACCCATTACGACCTGGAGCTGACCTACCGCCCGAACACCGGCCGCCTCTCGGGCCGCGCCCGGATCTCGGCGGTCGCCGAGCCGGGCGCCGCGGGCGAGCCGCTGTCCGGGTTCAGCCTCGACCTCGGCGCGTTCCGGGTCGACGGGGTGCTGGTCGACGGGGCCCGCGCGGCCCGCTACACCCACCGGGCCGACAAGCTGCGCATCCGCCCGGCGCGCCCGCTGCCCGCCGGGACCCCGTTCACGGTCGAGGTGCGGTACGTCGGGGTGCCCCGGCCGGTGAAGACCCGGCACTGGGGCGACCTGGGCTGGGAACAGCTGGAGGACGGGGCGCTGGTGGCCGGCCAGCCGATCGGCGCGCCGTCCTGGTTCCCGTGCGACGACCACCCGGCCGACAAGGCGTCGTACCGGATCGAGGTGACCGCGCCGTCGCCGTACACGGTGGTCGCCGCCGGGACGCTGGACTCGTGCACGGTCGGCGCCTCCACCACGACCTGGGTGTACGAGCACCCGGCGCCGATGTCCAGCTATCTCGCCACCGTCCAGATCGGCCTGTACGACCTGGTCGAGCTGACCGACGCGGCCGTGAGCCCGGTGTCCCAGCGGGCGGCGGTACCGCCGCGGCTGCGCGAGCGCTTCGACCACGACTTCGCCCGCCAGCCCCGCATGATGGCCGCCTTCGAGGACCTCTTCGGCCCGTATCCCTTCGACGAGTACGCCGTGGTGGTAACGGACGACGAGCTGGAGGTGCCGGTCGAGGCCCAGACGCTCGCCATCTTCGGCGCCAACCACGTCGACGGGCAGCGCGGCTGTGAGCGGCTGGTCGCCCATGAGCTGGCCCACCAGTGGTTCGGCAACAGCCTGAGCGTCGCCGACTGGCGCCACATCTGGCTGAACGAGGGCTTCGCCAAGTACGCCGAGTGGCTGTGGTCGGAGGTCTCCGGCAGCCTCCCCGCCGCCACCATCGCGGCCCGCACCAGGGCCAGGCTGGCGGATCAGCCGCAGGACCTGCTGGTCGCGGACCCGGGCATGCCGCGGATGTTCGACGACCGGGTCTACCAGCGGGGCGCGCTGACGCTGCACGCGCTCCGTACGGTCCTCGGCGACGACACCTTCTTCGCGGTGCTGCGCGAATGGACGGCCACACACCGCCACGCCACCGTCACCACCGAGGAGTTCACCGCGCTCGCCGGACGCCGCGCCGCACAGCCTCTCGACGCGCTGTTCACCGCCTGGCTCCACGCCCCCCGCCTGCCGGAACTCCCCGGCCCCAGGTGA